Below is a genomic region from Rhinatrema bivittatum chromosome 8, aRhiBiv1.1, whole genome shotgun sequence.
GGTGGGACACAAAATTCTCTGTACATCACTGACTTCTAAAACTAAAACTGACTTCTCTAAAGCTGACTGATCCTAAAACCAACAAGATTTCTCTAAAGTCCACAAAGCTCAAGAGTCTGGATGGTTCTGTtcacctacataagaacataagaacatgccatactgggtcagaccaagggtccatcaagcccagcatcctgtttccaacagtggccaatccaggccacaagaacctggcaagtacccaaaacaaaGCCCTGAACAAAGAAACATATTTCTAGTCTATTGGGTCAGGTGAATAGTGACTAAAACGATCTGACGGCTGCATGGTGACCTACATAAAACAGTTTTTCTAATCCATGCCCCAGCAGCCAGGTATTCACATCACTAAACTCACAACCACAAATGGCCCTATGCTACCTGGCGTCCTCATTCTCAGTCTCAGCAGAGACAAAAAGATTGAATGGGCAAGGGAACTCATCTACCCTGAGGCCCATTGGTGAGGCACTGTGGAGGGCACGTGCAACATTCACAAAGCTGCCCACCAACTCCAAGTCACAAAGGGCATGCTCCCTCAGTCCTGCATTTATCTATGCATGCAAAATCCCTGAACACCTAGAGAAGGGGGCTTAGAAATCAGGACTGATTCAAAGCATGACTCATCAGTTCCTTGGTAACTCTGGCTGATTTCATGAAGCATTCTGTTTCAGTCCAGCATACTTCCCCAGTGTTAAATTCCTTATCGTTTTAATTTAAACATCATGGACTTAATTAAAGTGTGTGAGCCTATGTAAAACTTACCCTATGCACAATGTAATGAGGAATGTCCATCTATGGCAATCTTCCaagcattttacccatggaaGTGGGGGCTTTAAATACTGCCCAACCTGTCTGCGGGTAAGAACATGCGTGTTCTTCAGCAACGCCCATACGTTTACCGGAAGATGCTGGCGGCGGAGAGAGGGGCAACGCCTGTAGGTTTGATTATTCAAACAGAGCAAGCAGGCACAGTCTCTgcggggacttttttttttttcgttggcTAATAATCAAAGTGCTTTGATTATTGCTGTGAACTCCACCagcaatttttttattattgcccTTTTAATGTGCAGTGTCTTTCTGAACGGGAGGGCCTGGGGGCTTTCACTGTCAGAAAAGGCAGAATCAGAGTGGGCTCGCCAGTCAGGTGAGCCGGTGTTCTCGCTACAGAAACCACTTCTGCTACCAGGGGCTCTGTGAAAGGAAGTAGAAAGGTTAGAGGAACCAaaatcaaagagagagagagggactcacACGCATGTGGCTGGGAGTTAGGAGTTAAAACTATAGGACAGCTGCCCACCTGGAGCACAGAGAACCAGAAATAAGCACAGGGAAGAGAAGTAATGGGACAGAGCCTGCATTCTCTGAATCTTTACAATCTCAACCAACAGCCAGCTAATACCACCAGAGGGCCCCGCATTAGATGCAGGCTGACtgaggtgggagagagacagtGAGGAGCCATTACCCTGGATTACTGACACTAATTCAGGCTGCCTGTTTCTGTACCTGCATAGATGGTGGATCTTGCACAGAGGGCCCGGTGCTGTTTGACATTAATACCGAGTGGCCGTGGCAGATCAGCCTCCAGGAAAACGGGCTCCCCATGTGCCTGGGCAGCCTAGTCTCAGAAAGCTGGGTGCTGAGCAGTGCCAGCTGTGTCAATGCCAGGTAACAGCAGGATCTGACTTTCTGTCTCCTGGGTCCTATTGCTTTCAGAACTCACCTCCTGCTTTTGCTTGTGTTGCCAGtcacctccccctttctctgTGTCACAACTTGATCTGTCTTTGCACATGTGCTCAAATATGGTTGTTTAAGTGAATAGTAAAAGGCAGAATGGTGAGCCTGCTAGAATACTTTCCATATTCCTACAGTAATGTTTTTTGTCCCCCTTATCTTCAGCGCTCCCTCCCGATACTCTGTGCTCCTGGGCGGAGGCAGCAGGAACTCTTACAATGTGCAGCGGGATGTGGCAGAGATCATTGTACACCCCAGCCACTCGATGGTGTCTGACAGCCCCAGTATTGTTCTGGTCCGACTGGCAGAACCCGTCTGGTTTTCTTCCTCTGTTCTCCCCATTTGCCTCCCGGATCCacttctgctgctcctccctgAAACTACATGCTGGACTGCAGCATGGACATCAAACAACCGTAAGGCCAAGTACTATTCCCTCAGAGTATCAAAGGCAGCTTATTATTCACAGGCAGAAGGTATTTTCAGAAGGGGGTGTAGGCAGAGGTAACAATGGGAAGGGGAACAGGGATTTAGCGTTGTGTTCTCTGGAAATATTACTAGCTAGCTGACTCTGAGAGTCCCAGGGTCTTATTGTCCATGGTTACCAAACTTAACTATCTCTCTCCCCAAGAATGAGCTTTACTAGCCAAACCATTGCTGCAGGCCCCAGAGGGGAGGAAGGGTCCATGGACAGTTTCTCTGGGGGTGAATGTCTACAAAACAGCAGGTCAGAGTGGAAAAGAATGCCCCTAGCATTTACACAAAAAACATGAGCCAGGGGAACTCAAAGGGAGCATTAAGAGAGTCCATTTCTTACTATTCCCCTGGATCGCCTGGATTCCTTTGCCTTCTTTCACCCAGTCAGGATCTCAATGCACTTTGCAACAACATGTACTTtcttagcatgtagacagatgaatgcaaaaccagtgggttatgcacctctaccagcaaatggagatagcgaaaagcagacatcacatatatatactcctgcagtgacatcagcccgccagtattctccgtctccagtagatggtagacatgcatatccttactggggattgctttaagttttagaaggagaaaagaagaaggaaatttaattcgccccactctcctgtggtgataccttatggttcCTCCttcagtcgagaattcctgaggcgatatCCTTGAATCCCTCCCTCAAATGACTGCCTTGGTCCAGAAACTGGTTTTTGGCCGGCGTGGatttagctgttaaaaaaaaaacaacagctgaaaggcaacgggtgcaggaagctgagcatggtGGCGAAGGTATATGCCctttccccctgcagctggagactgatTTTGTTCTCAGCCGGGAATGGGCTCTCTCCTTCAGTCTCTGTGCTCGGTGCACCAATCCAACAGTCGTTCCTGCCTTCGTGGGAGTTTGGGGGACATGaacagcctggtgggttgagcagccttttggctaggccctgctctcaggcttttCTTGTTTGCTGCACGGTAGGCCATGGTGGTGTTTTGTGTGCTTTTTTTCCTGTGCATTAGGCTACCCTCTTCAGTTCTGTCAGGTTGTGTGAGTGCATCCGGCTGTGTGTCCAATTTGTGCACCTATTTAAGCGCCTAGTTAGATGCTTGGTTGGGTACCTGGTTGGGCGTCCAGCTGGTTAGAGTCGTCCATCTGTATGCCTATTCACATACGCTTATCTATGTGCACAAGCGGTGCGGCCTCTTGGGAGTCCAGTTTTGGGTGCCCATCAGGGTACAGTGATGAGCTCCTAAATTTTGAATGCCTAGTTTTTTGCAGTGCGGTAACAGCTGGACGCACACTCCTCAGATGCTTATTTCAGCATACTGATAGACTATTGGCGCCTATAGCAAAGAGACCAAAGCAccttaccctctgtgctgcttgtcatatttgggcatctcagcctggcattccctctaacttgtgtcagcgttGCTTGGAGACTTAGGGGGAATTGCctttgtctgattttactaaggcTGATTCTTCCCAGGCTGATGCGAGACTGGgaaaagagctgccagaagggTTGCCTAACTCTGGAGCTCCTctaactggtttgtcagtgggggatggtagttcagtgggcacaggacagaTGCCCCCTGGTTTAggcatggatccctctgccttttcttgggtagaatttttttcaaggactACAGTCTTTTCtaatgggtggaagtgcatcttcagaatATCCCAGTCTCGCACATTGtggggaaaagacaatgtgagagcaggctttctcagcagacagagtctggaacCAGCAGAATGGAAATTGTcaaacgaggcatttcagctaatagtgggctgctggggccttccgtttatGGACTAACTGGCGACTTCTAGCAATGCAaaagttccttgattcttcagtcgcaagaGAGATCCAAACTTCTTGGGCATCAATGCTCTCGTGCAAGAGTGGCCAGAGGGCAAGCTGCTGAATGCTTTTCcctcatggcccatgttgggcagaatgattcagaggaTAGAGAGTCACAGGAagttggtgcttctggtggcaccagattggcccaggagaccgtggtatgcagatctgtgaaggctcctggtggaatCTCCCCTCTGGTTTCCGGTACACATggatctgctatggcaggggcctgttcttcactaA
It encodes:
- the LOC115097867 gene encoding plasminogen-like is translated as MCLGSLVSESWVLSSASCVNASAPSRYSVLLGGGSRNSYNVQRDVAEIIVHPSHSMVSDSPSIVLVRLAEPVWFSSSVLPICLPDPLLLLLPETTCWTAAWTSNNLNFGSIQKTGGTVSSPTSCLGLSQNLSLCIEMSVPGATLYQMDAGVSLVCPFKDATFYLAGILPSEQNFSFASPNSAFVRTGPFVAWIKSHILT